The Mangifera indica cultivar Alphonso chromosome 12, CATAS_Mindica_2.1, whole genome shotgun sequence DNA window TATAGGCATACTATAAATGAAGATTTTAAACTATTCAtttcttccaaaaaaaaaaaaaaaaggagaatgaaaacataaatttgaagaatCATCATTCTGACTTCCATTGCATAATATATGCATCAGAATGTAAGCATCTAGGATATATAAGCTTACCACCCATGAGTTCTTCCTCATCAATATCATCTGGCACATTATAGCTCCTACCAAGAGTCTCTTGAATTTCGCTACTTACATCCATCAAGTCCATCATCTCATCTTGCAAGTTCTGTGCAAATAACATAAATTCACCATAAATTCTGTAAAGTCATTTTTAAAGAGAagtaataaaggaaaataaattactGACATCTATGTCTTGAAGCTTCACGGTTTTCATCATTCCTTTCAATTCCTTGTTGGCACTTTTCAAGGCTGACATCTGGAAagacaaaacaaattaaattcagaACACAGAAGATCATAACTAATATATGCCATATCGTTTGTTAAAGTGCCTTAAAGTCATCCATCTCCTAGACATATTAGAAAGAGTACAAGAGAATCTAGGACATAgattaatcatataaatcatAAAGGTGTTCCTCCCGTGGAAAATGGTTCACTCCTACCTCCATGAGATAGGCAGCAAGTTTCAATCAGGGTACACATAAAGCTCTGCCTGGACTTCCCTGAACCGAGCCCCTTTGGGCGCTACCAAGACAAACAAATATTTCAAGATAAATATAGATAGCCCTAATACAACCATATTTGAAGTTTTAACAGATGGAGGAAATGGAACTATATCACTTAATTAGAAAGGCTCATTTATCTGAACCCATATCATTGACAGAACAACTGCAAGCAAACAAATGGCTCAACTACTGTAACTGGTTCTCTAAAGAAGTAATGAATGCAACCACAAGCATTAACATCATTCAATGGGCTGAGTGATGCTTAGTCCAGGAAAGAAATTGGCCTCTTGTTGTAAAGCAATTAAAATTGGatggcattaaaaaaaaaaaaaaaaacatattgtaTAACTCCGTCCTAGATAGAATGACCATGGATGTTACACATCTCCAATTCCGAGGCTGAGATCGTCCAGTAGCATTAATTTGGGTAACAAAACACACAATGTCTAACAATTCATATCCAAATGCATATCTAGTCAAGAATTTCTGGGTCAGGGTTCAAAATGTGGATGAGGCATAAAAGAAACAATTCATATCTAAATGCATATATGGTCAATAATTTTTGGGTCAGGGTCATTCACAACATGAGCAAGCCATAAGGGTTCTTCAACggcataattacaaatatatatatatatataaagatagaAAGAAACAGAATTCAATATTCTTCAGGACATACAGTTTGTTGAGCATCTTTAATACCCTCAGCAGCAAATGCAACTTGATCAAGGTTGAAGGTCTGGTTGTACAGCATGTCACGTTGTTCTTCATACCTGTATAGAAGCATATTCGATGGATGCCATTGAAGCAAAAACATCATGCATATTCGAAGTATATCactaaagaaaaaacatttatattttatgaaagaaaaagcaTCAAAGAGATCTATTTATGCAGTACCTTCTTAAGGGCACTCTTTATGGAATAATTTCCTTGCAGCAAAGTAACAACATTATGTGTCCACTTATATCACTaacttaaatgataaatttgttgTACTCCAAATGACGAAGACCATACAAAGTTGAGCACCACTTaagaaattttttgataaaaacctTCAAATCATATAAGTAATGTTCAAGCTTGATTGAATTCAGTTTACACTGACATACATAGCCACATCGTGAATTAGATTTCATCAAATAGATTACAGAGTTTTTCACTCCTAATAACCAAAGGACTAAGGTAACCTCacaaatcaaaagaaaattttttgaatgaaaaggtgaaatttcagtttcttaCAATCAGAAACTTATGTGGTTTCAAAACCACAAGCTTTCATTTCCTTTCCTCTGTAGTATTATACATTATTCTATAAGATCCATACATATCATACAACATATGATACTCTAAGAACAAACGTACATCTCTAAAAGGCTGTTTCCTCCAGCATAACAGGGCCTAACTGGTTTagactttaaattaaattctaataCTTGATTACACATATTGCAGATATTAATTTAATGTATGCAATTGGGGAAATTTCACAAAGAgcaatgaaattatatatatactaacGTAGGATATCTGGAAATTGTACAAAGTATTAATTCCAAACCTGTTATAGGTTTGAAAGAGATATATAGCTACACAATAAGCATGACATTAAACTATTCCTCAAAGTGCATAAAAGAAAAGCACTTACATTCGTTTTTGCTTAAGAACCCTCATAGCTCGAGCTTTAACTGCTTCTTGAGCAGGGCCAGGTCGTGTTTTCTTAATCTGCTCCTTGTATCTACTCAACTCCGCATCTAAATTCTTGATCTTCTGATCCACATTTTCTCCTCTTTTATTAATCTGAAAATAGAtcacacaaaattttaaaataattaaaaaaacagctAATTCAACGAAAATTTCACAGATAAAACGATAGGCATCTcccaaatcaagaaaaaaaaaatcagttttcaaCATCATCTCTCAAACCTAAACTGTACCAATATTGatgagttattattattatttttttgctgaattaaaatttaaaaaaatcattaagaaATCGTGTTCAGCTAAGCAGAATCCAGATTTTCTCATAATTTAATCAAGACTGAAACCAGCCAAATGAACTTCCAATTTCAAGTTCCTAATAGAATCATTTAGACGGAAATttggaaagaaaaggaaaaaaaattaatttagaaataaaattttaaaaaaagaaaaagtcgaACCCTATCGGAGGCGTCGTTAATGGAGGGAGGAGGCTCTTTGTCCTTCTTGACGCCGAAAactctcttcatcttcttcttgtggaaaatcaaataaaaagctTCGAGAAACAGATATTAATGCGTTTACTTTCAACTTTGAGTTATGACGCGGTCGATGTCACTGTTGAGAAAGTTCTCACACCAGTTACGCTTTGACACGTCATTAAACACAAATATAGATTAgtgatataaattaaattaattaatatgtatcggtttttttttttttttaatttttaacatccCAATTCCCCTTGAAAACACCTCGCCCAAGTTGTATCATATTCAAGAGCATGACGCTTTACCTTGGAGTTCCTCAATCCTCAACTGTCACCTCCATCAAAATTTCCCGCATCTGTTAGGTACTACCTCTTTCTCTTCTATTCTTCATCAAAGTTTTATATTCGTTTTTCAGTTTCTTTACCATTTGATTGTCTTCATTATACATTTGAAACCGCCGTTTCTTAGATTCATTCAGTAAAATGGTCACCCATGAAAAACCTCCGCAACAACCCAGTCAAACTCCCTCCTTTACCTCAAAGTTCAAACCATTTTTATATTCATCATCTATTCTCATTCTCTTGCTGGCAATCTCCTTCACTTTCAGCAAAGCCAGCTTTTATAAAATCCTGCCCTTTAAATCAGTTTTCATTCCACACTCCACTTTTTTCCaatcaattttagggttttttcacCGAACCCGGAAAACATATGATCCAAATATCATTTCCAAGCCATCTCATTGTGTTCTTTGGATGGCTCCATTTCTTTCAGGTGGTGGGTATAGCTCAGAATCTTGGGCATATATTTTAGCTCTTAAGGAACATGTAAAGAACCCTAGGTTTAGATTGGCTATTAACCAAAATGGTGATTTAGAATCTGAAGAATTTTGGGAGGGCTTGCCTCAAGATGTCAAGAAATTGGCTTTTGAGCTTTATAATACAGAATGTAGAATCAATGAAACTATTGTTGTTTGTCATAGTGAGCCTGGTGCTTGGTACCCACCATTGTTTCAAACCCTTCCTTGTCCACCAACTGGTTACAAAGATTACAAGTCGGTCATTGGTAGAACCATGTTTGAAACTGATAGGGTGAATCTTGATCATGTAAAGCGGTGTAATCGGATGGATTTTGTGTGGGTTCCTActgattttcatgtttctacTTTTGTACAAAGTGGGGTTGATCCTTCGAAGGTTGTGAAGATTGTGCAGCCTATTGATGTCAAATTCTTTGATCCCCTTAAGTATGAGCCATTAGATCTTATCTCGAAAGGAAAATTGGTTTTCGGTACAAGAAAATTGGATACAAGTGCAAAAGAGTTTGTGTTCTTGAGTGTGTTTAAATGGGAGTATAGGAAAGGTTGGGATATATTGTTGAAAGCATACTTGGAAGAATTTTCTAATGCAGATGGGGTTGCTTTGTATTTGCTAACAAATGCATATCATTCTGATAAGAATTTTGGTAGCAAGATTGTGAAGTTTGTAAGGAATTCTGATATAGCAAAACCAGTTGAGGGTTGGGCTCCAATATATGTGATTGATAGCCACATTGCTCAACTCGATTTGCCACGAGTTTATAAGGCAGCTGATGCATTTGTTCTGGCATCGAGAGGAGAAGGGTGGGGAAGGCCTCTTGTTGAAGCGATGGCAATGTCTTTGCCTGTCATTGCAACGAATTGGTCTGGACCAACAGAGTATTTGACTGAGGAGAACAGCTATCCATTGCAAATTGATAGATTGAGTGAAGTAATGGAAGGTCCATTTAAAGGGCATCTTTGGGCAGAACCGTCGCTAGAAAAGCTGAAAACTCTTATGAGACAAGTGACTAGTAATGTTGACGGAGCCAACACCAAAGGGAGAAAGGCCAGAGAGGACATGGTTGCAAGGTTTTCACCCAAGATTGTTGCAGAGATTGTTAAGGATCATTTATACAAAATCCTAGACGATAAAGCATAGGGAGTAATTTTCTAATCTGTTTTGATCCCTCAAACTGCTAGTTTAGTAACTTGTACAAAACTCAAGATTAAATATGGCTTGTATAATGGATGGCAGATTTGCCTGACTTAAAGAGCCAGTCCCAAGCTGCAGACAGATGTGATTTGATTGATATACCGATTGTTTTATGTAGATTAGGGCAATTTTGTGAGATAATGTTAAGACAACAAAAACATACGAATGTCTTAAATTTGAGAGATATTTGAATGCGTATATGGCGGCACTTGGTTCTTGTTCTTCTCGTAAGCATATCAAATCATTATTCATTACAACTTGTAATATGCTAGTGATATCCAAAACACGCTGCAAAAAGTGATGGTTCTGTAGAGTAATTTATGATCACGTATGCAATGATAATTGCATTGCAAAAACTTGTGACTTAATATTATTGAAGATAAGGAGCGAAAACTGTAAAAACTTCCTTGTAGACAGGCTTCTTAAAATCAACAGCCTGAAAAGAAACCGAAGCAAGCAAAAATTAGAAATCAACGCAAGGaaaacattcaaaacttgttcgTGTATGAACTAATGTTGGGAAGGTATACTAACATGCTCAGTTACTTCTTCCGGTGACATCCATGAGCACTGCCCAAACTCAGGTTTCTCAGTCCCATCACCCAGAAGATTGATCTCTTCCTCTTTTCCCGTGAACTTGAGGAGAAACCtgtattttttcatttgtaagGTTAAAAGCAGTAAAAGAAAAACCCATTCGATGGCAcattagaatataaaaaataatcagtTTAAGGAAGCCACCGCAGAAATAGTAAGCTTGCATATTAACCTCTgcagaaaataataatgaaatgtACAGGCACAAATCCACTTATTTCTACTTTCTAATGTTACCCAATCCAAACCTAATTGAACCAGAGCCAGAACCCTAATGAAgcatctatttttattaaaaatgaaaggcAGTTAAAAATTGGGtcgtaatttcatttttttttaagtctatcTTCCAATCTGAAACAGTTTATATGACACATCTAAGGGTTAAAAACAAGACACTTACCACTTTTGTGCTTGACCTTTCCAGTCAGATCCCCAttgatgtttaagtttttcCCTGACGTCAGGAGGAAAATCGTATGTCAACCAATAAGGTGTCTGCATTTGTATTTGGAATATTCAAATTAGCAAAGGGCAAAAATTATCAACTTCAATACAATAAGACCACATAACAAATACATAGTTGTGACAAAACCTCAACTAACAAAAGTGCCACAACATTTTTCACCCACCTAAACACACATAAAACCTAGAGGGGCATCTGTATGAATTTGGTGAAGGGCTTAAAATGATCTTAAAACTTGAACACGTTAGATTATCAAAGATTTAACTTCGGGCTAAAACTAGAAAAATGATGTAGGCCATAATAAAGTAAATGGTTGAATGAGTTCTAATTACAGTGTAGACCATGAAGAAACAGACATCatgtaatatgaatttaaatacaGGAAATTGACAACATTATAAAAAGGAAGCAAGAAGAAAGACAGCGAGGTAACATAGCAGTAAACCTACATCCATGCCAACAGAGCAATTACAACATCTATctttaaaatcacaaaataatagtcaatagaataaaaaagttgaattaagGGATTGAACAGAAAACATTTATCTATGTGCTAGCAGCCATCCAGTTTTAATACAGTCCACCATGAAATGCTTCAAACTTCTTTATGACAACCTTGAGGTTATAAAATCCATGAAAAACTTCCCTGCAATTAGTTGCGAATCATTAAAGTTACTATTTCACATAGCTTCACCATTAAATGCTagtttttgtcaatttttctcAGTTGACCCCAAATGGACTATTTTAGTCCAAGATGCTTATTCAAGATAAATTCATGAGATAGTGGGATCTCTTTAGGATCTACTCCAGCCTTCATAGTTATCTACAGTTATGAAAAAAAGTATATTGACCAAATGACACTACATGACTTAcaaattgaaaagaataaaaggtAGTTGATTCTTTTCAGTGGTTTTCTCTTAATAACATGTACCTGtcatttaattcttaaattatgtttatatatatatatatatatatttgggtaAGTAATCATGGTGTTTATGTTATCTCTTAACCAATAGAAATATTGTCTAAACATTGtattctaacatatttttttagtccATATTGCAACAAAACTTGAGGACAAAATAGTCTATTTGAATCACTTCGAGAAAGTAAGgacaaactaaaatttcaatgGACAATTCTAAGTCAGACAGTTAATAAGAGAGAGGCAGCATTCAAGGAAAATCATAATTTAGTTAGGTGAGCATAATTTTCACTAAACAAAAGGACACATTATTGAAAATCTCTACACATGTTTAATCATGCTGCCCTAAAAGCTGTATGCACAAGAAATAACATTAAGTAAAAGCCAAACCTCAGCAAGAACTTCTGCTGAACTTATTCCGGTTTCTTCTCTTAATTCTCTAATGGCTGCTACTTTTGGATCTTCATCCCCATCAATTCCACCCTGTTCAACAAGTTAAGTTGTATTGAGATGCCACTAGATGTCATATAAAAGAAGTATTTTTTCCACAATGAAAATTAAAGGcacttcaactttaaaaaaaaaaaactgcaaaaTCTAGCTCTCTTACCATACATCCAACAATAAATCAAGATCTGTTTGTGTATGAAAATGATCCAAAATACAGCTACAAATAATAGGCCTCAAAAGTTCACTCTCTAATTTCTCAACACAAGAGTATACATTGTCCCAAAAATCGTAAGAAATGAGTTAACATAAGTTGGTATCATAACTACTGAGTTGATACTATTACATATTTACCATGATATTGGAATAATACACGGCACACAGCCCCACATTTCTCATGACTTCATAGTAAAAATGGTAGGCGTAGTTTCATACCAAATCAAAAACATCTCCAAATTTCAGAAATGTCACCAGAAACAtagttttgaaaaaatcaaacattacGCTTGTAATTTGTAACGCCATATTGCACAGAAAATAACATTACAATTATGACTTTTGATGTTTCCAGAGACCTAGTTCCAAATCTGTTCACAAAATTTAACCTAGTGCCTTTCCGGTATTAGGCAAGCTTTAATCAACACTCAAAACTTATAAACTAGTATCAAGTATTAACATTCAGTATTGATAATACACCACTGTTTTATCCCATCATTGGCAGCTGTTGAATTTGCACTGCCCTCTTAAAAGAATCCAAGAGTTGCTAAAGACACATGCGCAGTTATTACTATTACACTAACTCGAAAGTAATAACTGAACAGCCACATTTCTTCCAAGAATAgctaataatctattttttcctGGAAAATTCTAGTATGCGTAAACTAATACAACATAAACAACTATGAATAGAACTGCTTCATTCTAATCCAATAGTGCTAATTTCAGTATCACAAAATGAGCACAAGTGAAAACTTACCTGGGGCATTTGCCAAGAATCGGGTATATCGAGCCTTGAAGCAgcaaaaatctgaaattttaacacaaaatgagcatcctattattattattaaattaatatagacaaaaaaataaacacacaTAATTCAGAATTCCGCGATAGAGATGATTATTAACCTTTTTGGAAGAATTGATAAGACAGATTCCGACATTTCTTCGATAACCTTCTGGAGGGACGTCCATGGATGAATGAACTAGCCGCAACTTGGAGAATTTGGAGAGATTACAAGGGTATTTTGGAAACGTATAACTACGGTTGGAACGATTGAGAAGACAAGTAGAGCAACGATTAACCGGAGAGTTTAAGAAGATGGACCGGCTTAAAGTCCTTGccataattttcttcatttcttcgaCACCGAAATTTATacgaaaatattattaaatttattagtagGTATTTGTTGAAACAATTTATATTTCGAATctaattatgttatatatttatttttccattatGGACTATTCCCCGTATAAAGTATCTTTTTACCTTACGTTTTCATAAAGGTTAAGTCggttaattttaagaataaaatcattttttatttataatattaaaaataaataaaaatttaatctctttccttcttcaaatctttaaaaactaaaaatttgtccTTAgaacaagtttaaaaaaattgacattttctctaataaggtttagtttttaatttctgGTGTTATTACCAACGGTGAAGATCTCTCGACACATCATTATGTTTCAGTGGTCTCTCTTCCCTCTTTTATAACGTTGGTCGAGGAAAATTTCGTAtagaagatgaagacgaagatctCGTCTTCTTGACGAAGTTCTTTATCTCTCCAACTTCAATCGACACTGATCGAGTATCTAATTGAGAGAAGAGAGATTGCTAGAGGGAGAAACTGTCAATAATAGTGTCggagtttaaaaattaaaccgTAGGAagggaaatatcattttttacgACTTAACctatgagagaaattgttaatttttagggttagagaggaaaaaaaaaatttaaaatattagaattttgttaattttaaccgtttataaatagataaataaaatttttaaaattaaaagataaaaacttgagataagaagatatttagatgaaaaataattctttggccttatttttaaattgtgaCTATGTAGCAGATAATTTAta harbors:
- the LOC123193446 gene encoding uncharacterized protein LOC123193446, which translates into the protein MVTHEKPPQQPSQTPSFTSKFKPFLYSSSILILLLAISFTFSKASFYKILPFKSVFIPHSTFFQSILGFFHRTRKTYDPNIISKPSHCVLWMAPFLSGGGYSSESWAYILALKEHVKNPRFRLAINQNGDLESEEFWEGLPQDVKKLAFELYNTECRINETIVVCHSEPGAWYPPLFQTLPCPPTGYKDYKSVIGRTMFETDRVNLDHVKRCNRMDFVWVPTDFHVSTFVQSGVDPSKVVKIVQPIDVKFFDPLKYEPLDLISKGKLVFGTRKLDTSAKEFVFLSVFKWEYRKGWDILLKAYLEEFSNADGVALYLLTNAYHSDKNFGSKIVKFVRNSDIAKPVEGWAPIYVIDSHIAQLDLPRVYKAADAFVLASRGEGWGRPLVEAMAMSLPVIATNWSGPTEYLTEENSYPLQIDRLSEVMEGPFKGHLWAEPSLEKLKTLMRQVTSNVDGANTKGRKAREDMVARFSPKIVAEIVKDHLYKILDDKA
- the LOC123193450 gene encoding vacuolar protein sorting-associated protein 60.1-like; protein product: MKRVFGVKKDKEPPPSINDASDRINKRGENVDQKIKNLDAELSRYKEQIKKTRPGPAQEAVKARAMRVLKQKRMYEEQRDMLYNQTFNLDQVAFAAEGIKDAQQTMSALKSANKELKGMMKTVKLQDIDNLQDEMMDLMDVSSEIQETLGRSYNVPDDIDEEELMGELDALEADMGMEDEAGVPSYLQPDKEHDLDAELSLPSAPTGHAAPGRSNAHAEDELGLPAAPQASIRG
- the LOC123193449 gene encoding nudix hydrolase 26, chloroplastic isoform X2, with translation MKKIMARTLSRSIFLNSPVNRCSTCLLNRSNRSYTFPKYPCNLSKFSKLRLVHSSMDVPPEGYRRNVGICLINSSKKIFAASRLDIPDSWQMPQGGIDGDEDPKVAAIRELREETGISSAEVLAETPYWLTYDFPPDVREKLKHQWGSDWKGQAQKWFLLKFTGKEEEINLLGDGTEKPEFGQCSWMSPEEVTEHAVDFKKPVYKEVFTVFAPYLQ
- the LOC123193449 gene encoding nudix hydrolase 26, chloroplastic isoform X1 encodes the protein MKKIMARTLSRSIFLNSPVNRCSTCLLNRSNRSYTFPKYPCNLSKFSKLRLVHSSMDVPPEGYRRNVGICLINSSKKIFAASRLDIPDSWQMPQGGIDGDEDPKVAAIRELREETGISSAEVLAETPYWLTYDFPPDVREKLKHQWGSDWKGQAQKWFLLKFTGKEEEINLLGDGTEKPEFGQCSWMSPEEVTEHFLFRLLILRSLSTRKFLQFSLLIFNNIKSQVFAMQLSLHT